One Solibacillus sp. R5-41 DNA segment encodes these proteins:
- a CDS encoding helix-turn-helix domain-containing protein: MKKVYNIGVEATLEVIGGKWKPIILCHLNHHGQIRTNEFRRLIPGISQKMLTNQLRELEQSGLINRKVFNQVPPKVEYSLTPYGHKMEPVLNLLCTWGENHIEKLIDNGEDVVLMQRDEDIAMM; this comes from the coding sequence ATGAAAAAAGTATATAATATTGGTGTTGAAGCGACACTTGAAGTAATTGGAGGTAAATGGAAACCTATTATTCTCTGCCACCTCAATCACCACGGTCAAATACGTACGAATGAATTTCGTCGATTAATTCCTGGCATTTCACAAAAAATGTTGACGAATCAATTACGAGAATTGGAACAATCTGGATTGATTAATCGCAAAGTCTTCAATCAAGTACCACCAAAAGTTGAATATTCATTAACACCGTATGGACATAAGATGGAACCCGTGCTTAACTTACTTTGCACTTGGGGTGAAAATCATATCGAAAAATTAATAGATAATGGTGAAGATGTTGTTCTTATGCAACGAGACGAAGACATTGCTATGATGTAA
- a CDS encoding MFS transporter encodes MKTTTIPNAKLILLALAISAFGIGSTEFISVGLLPLITNDFGISLSTAGLTVSIYALGVTIGAPILTVLTSRIDRKKVLLLVMAIFIVGNLWAALAPTFSLLLIGRIISALAHGVFMSIAAVIAADVVAPDRRASAIAFMFTGLTLATVTGVPLGTFIGQVTDWRMSFIFIVIIGVIGLISNALLVPNNLPKSNPISLRDIGKVLSNLRMLLILFITAIGYGGVFVVYTYVSPILEKHMGYSPQAIVVILVIYGIFVAIGNTLGGHFANSNPLRALVFSFIGLALTLLGINFSFDSHIFGLVLVLLMGLFMFMNVPGLQLYAVQLSEKYVPSATAMASALNISAFNVGIFLGSYVGGLIVRHQSLEYTPLYGFLMVIVAASITLAWLIFENKQNDSAESEFSTLSKT; translated from the coding sequence ATGAAAACAACAACAATACCAAATGCCAAGCTAATACTCCTTGCACTAGCAATCAGTGCCTTTGGTATCGGTTCTACAGAATTTATAAGCGTGGGGCTACTTCCACTCATAACAAACGACTTCGGTATATCATTAAGTACTGCTGGATTAACCGTATCTATCTATGCTCTTGGTGTAACGATTGGGGCACCAATTTTAACGGTATTAACGTCTCGGATTGATCGTAAGAAGGTTCTATTGCTCGTAATGGCAATTTTTATAGTTGGTAACTTGTGGGCTGCACTTGCACCTACGTTCTCGTTACTACTTATTGGTCGTATTATCTCAGCTTTAGCACATGGCGTTTTTATGTCCATTGCCGCAGTCATTGCGGCTGATGTCGTAGCACCTGATAGACGCGCAAGTGCAATTGCATTTATGTTTACAGGTTTAACTTTGGCAACTGTAACTGGGGTTCCACTTGGGACTTTCATCGGCCAAGTAACAGATTGGCGTATGTCATTCATTTTCATCGTAATAATCGGAGTAATTGGTTTAATTAGCAATGCATTACTCGTGCCTAATAATTTACCAAAGAGTAATCCAATTTCGTTACGTGATATTGGTAAGGTATTGAGTAATTTACGTATGTTATTAATTCTTTTCATTACAGCGATCGGTTATGGAGGCGTATTTGTAGTTTACACATATGTATCGCCAATTTTAGAAAAACATATGGGTTATTCACCTCAAGCAATCGTAGTTATTCTAGTCATATACGGTATTTTTGTAGCAATAGGGAATACATTAGGTGGACATTTTGCAAATAGTAATCCATTACGTGCACTAGTTTTTAGCTTTATAGGACTAGCATTAACATTGCTGGGCATTAATTTCTCATTTGATTCACATATTTTTGGGCTAGTATTGGTCTTACTCATGGGCCTATTCATGTTTATGAATGTACCTGGCTTACAATTATATGCAGTACAGCTTTCAGAAAAATATGTACCTTCAGCCACTGCAATGGCTTCAGCATTAAATATTTCAGCATTCAACGTCGGAATTTTCCTAGGATCTTATGTTGGGGGATTAATTGTACGTCATCAATCATTGGAATATACACCTTTATACGGCTTCTTAATGGTTATTGTTGCCGCAAGCATTACATTGGCATGGTTAATTTTTGAAAATAAACAGAATGACAGCGCTGAATCAGAATTCTCCACATTATCGAAAACTTAA
- a CDS encoding aldo/keto reductase: MINNLQDTIELNNGIEMPGIGLGVFQVENDATVEIVKNAIEVGYRSIDTAAIYGNEAGVGEGIKQALASTGLKREDLFITSKVWNAGLSYDETVIAYEESLQKLGLDYLDLYLIHWPGKNKYAESWRALEDLYTAGKIKAIGVCNFNISHLQDLINTASVVPVINQVEFHPRLQQVELRAFCKEHNIQLEAWAPLMQGGLLEDPTIAKIAEKYGKSNSQVILRWDIQNGVVTIPKTVSKERMVQNANIFDFSLTEEELQVVNAMNLEKRVGPDPAEFDFML, encoded by the coding sequence ATGATAAATAATTTACAAGATACTATCGAATTAAATAATGGGATTGAAATGCCAGGGATTGGCCTTGGTGTATTCCAAGTGGAAAACGATGCAACGGTAGAAATCGTAAAAAATGCGATTGAGGTTGGCTACCGTAGCATTGATACAGCCGCTATATACGGTAATGAAGCGGGTGTGGGTGAGGGTATTAAACAAGCGCTTGCATCTACTGGTTTAAAACGGGAGGATTTATTTATTACATCTAAAGTTTGGAATGCGGGTTTAAGCTATGACGAAACAGTAATTGCTTATGAAGAAAGCCTCCAAAAATTAGGGTTAGATTATTTGGATTTATATCTAATTCACTGGCCAGGAAAAAATAAATATGCTGAATCTTGGAGAGCACTTGAAGATCTATACACAGCGGGTAAGATCAAAGCAATCGGCGTATGTAACTTCAACATTTCGCACTTACAAGACTTAATAAATACAGCTAGCGTAGTACCTGTTATTAACCAAGTAGAATTCCACCCACGTCTACAACAAGTAGAGTTACGAGCATTTTGTAAAGAACATAATATCCAATTAGAAGCGTGGGCACCTTTAATGCAAGGTGGGCTTTTAGAAGATCCAACAATTGCGAAAATTGCAGAAAAATATGGAAAATCAAACTCGCAAGTAATTTTGCGTTGGGATATTCAAAATGGTGTTGTAACAATCCCTAAGACAGTAAGTAAAGAACGAATGGTTCAAAATGCAAACATCTTTGATTTCAGCCTTACAGAGGAAGAATTACAAGTAGTTAATGCCATGAACTTAGAAAAACGTGTAGGTCCAGACCCAGCAGAGTTTGACTTTATGTTGTAA